Proteins encoded by one window of Ictidomys tridecemlineatus isolate mIctTri1 chromosome 7, mIctTri1.hap1, whole genome shotgun sequence:
- the Wdr75 gene encoding WD repeat-containing protein 75, whose translation MVEEESIRVVHCGGSELNFRRAVFSADSKYIFCVSGDFVKVYSTATEECVHILHGHRNLVTGIQLNPNNPLQLYSCSFDGTIKLWDYLDGILIKTFIVGHKLHALFTLAHAEDSVFVITNKEKPDVFQLVSVKLPKSSSQEIEAKELSFVLDYINQSPKCIAFGNEGEYVAAVRDFYLSVYFFKKKTTSRFTLSSSRNKKHSKNNFTCVACHPKEDCIASGHMDGKIRLWRNFDDDKKYTYTCLHWHHDMVMDLAFSVTGTSLLSGGRECVLVEWRDAAEKNKEFLPRLGSTIEHISVSPAGDLFCTSHSDNKIIVIHRNLDASAVIQGLVKDRSIFTGLMIDPRTKALVLNGKPGHLQFYSLQSDKQLYNLDIIQQEYINDDGLIQIELIKAAFGCYGNWLATVEQRQEKETELELQMKLWMYNKKTQGFVLNTKISMPHDDHITALCFCNAEKSEIPTLVTASKDGYFKVWILTDDSDIYKKAVGWTCDFVGSYHKYQATNCCFSEDGSLLAVSFEEIVTIWDSETWELKCTFCQRAGKIRHLCFGKFTCSKYLLGGTEDGILCCWNLLSCTLEWSTKLNIRVMEPDPYSENFAAVSQSSEGSDLFVFKPSEPRPLYIQKNISREEVQWGVFVPRDVPELFSSEAHQWLNRSQFYFLTKSQSLLTFSTKSPEEKLTPTSKQLLTEESLPTTPFYFILGKHRQQQDEKLNETLENELVQLPLTENIPAVNELLHTPAHVLPSASFLCSMFINSLLLSKETKSAEEIPDDVDMEEEKESDDSDEENDFTEKAQVTSDPGLEEDIIHQLSKSEEKELRKLRKVDYSWIAAL comes from the exons atggtggaggaggagagcatCCGCGTGGTTCACTGTGGTGGTAGTGAGCTGAACTTTAGAAGAGCGGTGTTCTCTGCGGATTCTAA gtatatCTTCTGTGTCTCTGGGGATTTTGTTAAAGTCTATAGCACTGCTACAGAAGAGTGTGTGCACATACTGCACGGGCACAGAAATCTAGTGACTGGAATCCAGCTTAACCCCAACAATCCTCTGCAG CTATATTCTTGTTCCTTTGATGGTACAATTAAACTGTGGGACTATCTAGATGGCATTTTGATAAAG ACTTTCATTGTTGGACATAAACTTCATGCCCTCTTTACTCTAGCCCATGCTGAAGATTCCGTCTTTGTtataacaaataaagaaaaaccag ATGTATTTCAGCTGGTTTCAGTGAAACTGCCAAAATCATCAAGCCAAGAAATAGAAGCCAAGGAGCTGTCTTTTGTTTTGGATTACATAAACCAGTCACCGAAGTGCATTGCCTTTGGAAATGAG GGAGAATATGTCGCTGCAGTACGAgacttttatttatctgtttattttttcaaaaagaaaacaacatcaag GTTTACTCTGTCatcatcaagaaataaaaaacattctaAGAACAACTTTACATGTGTAGCCTGCCACCCAAAGGAGGACTGCATCGCATCTGGTCACATGGATGGCAAAATTCGCCTTTG GAGAAATTTTGATGATGACAAGAAATACACGTACACTTGCTTACATTGGCACCATGATATGGTTATGGATTTGGCTTTTTCAGTGACAG GCACCAGCCTGCTGAGCGGTGGACGTGAGTGTGTGCTTGTTGAATGGCGCGATGCAGCAGAGAAGAACAAAGAGTTTCTCCCTCGTCTAGGATCTACTATAGAACATATCTCTGTCTCACCTGCAGGAGATTTGTTCTGTACTTCTCACTCTGATAACA AGATAATAGTCATTCACCGAAACCTTGATGCATCTGCAGTAATTCAAGGCCTGGTAAAAG ATAGGAGTATCTTTACTGGTTTGATGATTGACCCAAGAACTAAAGCTTTAGTTTTGAATGGAAAACCTGGTCACCTGCAGTTTTATTCTCTCCAGAGTGATAAGCAATTATACAAT TTAGATATTATACAGCAAGAATATATCAATGATGATGGTCTGATCCAAATTGAACTAATAAAGGCTGCATTTGGCTGCTATGGTAACTGGCTTGCAACAGTGGAACAACggcaagaaaaggaaactgagctTGAATTGCAAAtgaaactgtggatgtataataAAAAAACACAAGG GTTTGTTCTTAACACAAAGATTAGCATGCCACATGATGACCACATCACAGCTCTCTGCTTCTGTAATgcagaaaaatctgaaatcccCACCTTGGTTACAGCTAGCAAAGATGGTTACTTCAAAGTGTGGATATTAACAGATGATTCTGATATATACA AGAAAGCTGTTGGCTGGACCTGTGACTTTGTTGGTAGCTACCACAAGTATCAAGCAACCAACTGTTGTTTTTCTGAAGATGGCTCTTTACTAGCAGTTAGTTTTGAGGAAATAGTTACCATATGGGACTCAGAAACATGGGAACTTAAATGTACGTTTTGCCAACGAGCTGGGAAGATAAG GCACCTTTGCTTTGGAAAATTCACATGTTCAAAGTATCTTCTTGGTGGGACTGAAGATGGCATTCTTTGCTGTTGGAATCTGCTCAGTTGTACAT tggAATGGagtacaaaattaaatattagagTTATGGAACCTGATCCTTATTCAGAGAATTTTGCTGCAGTCTCTCAGTCTTCAGAGGGTTCAGACT tGTTTGTATTTAAACCTAGTGAGCCAAGGCCATTGTATATTCAAAAAAATATCTCCAGAGAGGAAGTCCAGTGGGGAGTGTTTGTTCCAAGAGATGTCCCTGAGTTGTTCAGCTCAGAAGCTCACCAGTGGCTGAACAGATCCCAGTTTTACTTTCTAACAAAGTCACAG AGCTTATTGACATTCAGTACAAAGTCTCCAGAAGAAAAACTCACACCAACAAGCAAACAG CTATTAACAGAAGAAAGTCTTCCTACAAccccattttatttcatattgggaaagcacaggcaacaacaggatgaaaaattaaatgaaacactGGAGAATGAATTGGTACAACTTCCCTTAACCGAGAACATACCTGCAGTTAATGAG CTTCTTCACACTCCAGCTCATGTACTACCATCTGCTTCTTTCCTGTGTTCCATGTttataaattcattattattatctaaAGAGACCAAAAG TGCTGAAGAAATTCCTGATGATGTTGatatggaagaagaaaaagaaagtgatgattcagatgaagaaaatgattttACAGAAAAGGCCCAGGTTACAAGTGACCCAGGTTTGGAAGAAGACATTATACATCAGTTGTCAAAATCTGAAGAGAAAGAACTGAGGAAATTAAGGAAAGTGGACTACAGCTGGATAGCTGCTCTttag